The following proteins are co-located in the Mesorhizobium sp. M1E.F.Ca.ET.045.02.1.1 genome:
- a CDS encoding aldo/keto reductase encodes MSSEIRTTTLPSGEAVPVLGQGTWKMGEDRRRRADEVAALRLGLDLGITLIDTAEMYAGGGAEEVVAEAIAGRRDETFLVSKVLPTNASRTGVKRACENSLRRLSTDRIDLYLLHWPGSVPLAETVEAFEALKAAGKIRHWGVSNFDTDEMEELVGLPSGGNVQTNQVLYNLSRRGPEFDLAPWSLKRGIPLMAYSPVEQGALARNARLDAVAARHKATAAQIALAWVMAQKGVIAIPKASRQEHVRQNAAALAIRLTAEDFAELDRAFPPPTRKRGLEMI; translated from the coding sequence ATGTCTTCTGAAATCAGAACCACCACCCTGCCGTCCGGCGAAGCCGTCCCGGTGCTGGGCCAGGGCACCTGGAAGATGGGCGAGGACCGCCGGCGCCGCGCCGACGAGGTCGCGGCGCTGAGGCTCGGCCTGGACCTGGGCATCACGTTGATCGACACGGCGGAGATGTATGCCGGCGGCGGCGCGGAGGAAGTGGTGGCGGAAGCCATCGCCGGGCGCCGCGACGAGACCTTTCTGGTTTCAAAGGTGCTGCCGACCAACGCTTCGCGCACCGGCGTGAAGCGGGCCTGCGAGAACAGCTTGAGGCGGCTTTCCACCGATCGCATCGATCTCTATCTGCTGCATTGGCCGGGCAGCGTTCCCTTGGCCGAAACCGTCGAAGCCTTCGAGGCCTTGAAAGCCGCCGGCAAGATCCGCCACTGGGGCGTCAGCAATTTCGACACCGACGAGATGGAGGAGCTGGTCGGCCTGCCCTCCGGAGGCAACGTCCAGACCAACCAGGTCCTCTACAATCTCTCGCGGCGTGGCCCGGAATTCGATCTCGCGCCCTGGAGCCTTAAGCGCGGCATTCCGCTGATGGCCTATTCGCCGGTCGAGCAGGGCGCGCTCGCCCGCAATGCGAGGCTTGATGCCGTAGCTGCCCGCCACAAGGCCACGGCGGCACAGATCGCGCTCGCATGGGTGATGGCGCAGAAGGGCGTCATCGCCATCCCGAAGGCCAGCCGGCAGGAGCACGTCCGCCAGAACGCCGCCGCGCTTGCCATCAGGCTGACGGCGGAGGACTTCGCCGAGCTCGACCGCGCCTTCCCGCCGCCGACGCGCAAGCGCGGGTTGGAGATGATCTGA
- a CDS encoding DUF305 domain-containing protein has product MTLAKKIVLLLMAAGMLLAVFLESVPAQSEEMKHDMSGMAMGAESPATVGYKAAMDKMHEDMMLNYTGNADVDFVRGMIPHHQGAIDMAKVVLANGKDPEIRKLAEGVIKAQEAEIREMQDWLAKHPVK; this is encoded by the coding sequence ATGACCCTGGCCAAGAAGATCGTGCTGCTGCTGATGGCGGCGGGAATGCTGCTCGCGGTGTTCCTCGAAAGCGTTCCGGCGCAGTCCGAGGAGATGAAGCACGACATGTCGGGCATGGCGATGGGCGCTGAGAGCCCCGCTACCGTCGGCTACAAGGCGGCGATGGACAAGATGCACGAGGACATGATGCTCAACTACACCGGCAACGCCGACGTCGACTTCGTCCGCGGCATGATCCCGCACCATCAGGGCGCGATCGACATGGCCAAGGTGGTGCTCGCCAACGGCAAGGATCCGGAAATCCGCAAGCTCGCCGAAGGCGTCATCAAGGCGCAGGAAGCCGAGATCAGAGAGATGCAGGACTGGCTTGCCAAGCATCCGGTGAAGTAA
- a CDS encoding heavy metal translocating P-type ATPase, whose protein sequence is MSHSDHHHHHAHGASCCSAKGAAPAAEAVIRDPVCGMTVDPSAGKPTAEHNGRTFHFCSERCRTKFQAGPETYLTATDPVCGMNVDRASAKHFVRHEGQGFYFCSASCKGKFEAEPAKYLDGRPAPEPMPKGTQYTCPMHPEIIRDKPGSCPICGMALEPMGVPTGDEGPNPELVDFTRRFWVSAVLSVPLLVFAMAPMLGFSFESFIDGRTKTWAELALASPVVLWAAFPFFHRGWDSILNRSPNMWTLISLGVGAAYLYSVVAALFPDIFPHQFRGHDGAVPVYFEAAAIIVALVFLGQVLELRARERTGSAIRALLDLAPKTARLIGADGSEKDVPLDSVQAGNRLRIRPGDAVPVDGIVLEGRSAVDESMITGEPLPVEKTEGDPLTGGTLNKNGSLIMRAERVGAETTLSRIVEMVAKAQRSRAPIQALADRVSFYFVPAVVLVAVIAFIAWSFFGPEPSLIFAIVSAVSVLIIACPCALGLATPMSIMTATGRGAHAGVLIKEAAALERFASVDTLIVDKTGTLTEGRPKLTDVAAAESADENELLALAATLEKGSEHPLAEAIVEGAAERGVKLADAENFEAITGKGVAGTVSGRKVALGNAAMMADLGIDTAPVSAKAEALQAEGKTAMFVAADGKLAGLVAVADPVKATTAEAIRALHDKGLRIIMATGDNERTAKAIAGKLGIDEVRAGLLPDEKGALVEELRGTGAGIAMAGDGVNDAPALASADVGIAMGTGADVAVESAGITLVKGDLNGIVRARTLAQATIRNIRQNLFFAFLYNVLGVPVAAGVLYPLTGTLLSPMIAAAAMSLSSVSVISNALRLRTLKL, encoded by the coding sequence ATGAGCCATTCCGACCATCATCACCATCACGCGCATGGCGCATCCTGCTGTTCCGCAAAAGGCGCTGCGCCGGCCGCGGAAGCCGTGATCCGCGATCCGGTCTGCGGCATGACGGTGGATCCTTCCGCCGGCAAGCCTACGGCCGAACACAATGGCCGGACATTTCATTTCTGCAGCGAGCGCTGCCGCACGAAATTCCAGGCCGGGCCGGAAACATATCTGACGGCGACCGATCCCGTCTGCGGCATGAATGTCGACCGCGCGAGCGCGAAGCATTTCGTCCGCCACGAAGGCCAAGGCTTCTATTTCTGCTCGGCAAGCTGCAAGGGCAAGTTCGAGGCCGAACCGGCAAAATACCTTGACGGCCGGCCGGCGCCGGAGCCGATGCCGAAGGGCACGCAATACACCTGCCCGATGCATCCCGAGATCATCCGCGACAAGCCCGGCTCCTGCCCGATCTGCGGCATGGCGCTGGAGCCGATGGGCGTACCGACCGGCGATGAGGGGCCGAACCCGGAGCTGGTCGATTTCACCAGGCGATTCTGGGTAAGCGCGGTGTTGTCCGTGCCTTTGCTCGTCTTCGCCATGGCGCCGATGCTGGGTTTCAGCTTCGAAAGCTTCATCGACGGCCGGACGAAGACCTGGGCAGAACTGGCGCTGGCGAGCCCTGTGGTGCTGTGGGCTGCCTTCCCGTTCTTCCATCGCGGCTGGGACTCGATCCTGAACCGCAGTCCGAATATGTGGACGCTGATCTCGCTGGGCGTCGGCGCGGCCTATCTCTACAGCGTGGTCGCCGCCCTGTTCCCAGACATTTTCCCGCATCAGTTCCGTGGCCATGACGGCGCCGTGCCGGTCTATTTCGAGGCGGCCGCGATCATCGTCGCCCTGGTGTTCCTTGGCCAGGTGCTGGAACTCAGAGCCCGCGAACGCACGGGCTCGGCCATTCGCGCCTTGCTCGACCTTGCTCCGAAGACGGCGCGCCTGATCGGCGCCGACGGTTCCGAGAAGGACGTGCCGCTCGACAGCGTCCAGGCTGGAAACCGGCTCCGCATCCGCCCCGGCGATGCTGTGCCGGTGGACGGCATCGTGCTGGAAGGCCGCTCGGCGGTCGACGAATCGATGATCACCGGCGAGCCGCTCCCGGTCGAAAAGACGGAAGGCGATCCCCTGACCGGCGGCACGCTCAACAAGAACGGCTCGCTGATCATGCGCGCCGAAAGGGTCGGCGCCGAGACCACGCTCTCGCGCATCGTCGAAATGGTCGCCAAGGCGCAGCGTTCGCGCGCGCCGATCCAGGCGCTGGCCGACCGCGTATCCTTCTATTTCGTCCCGGCGGTCGTGCTGGTGGCCGTCATCGCCTTCATTGCCTGGTCGTTCTTCGGGCCTGAGCCCAGCCTGATCTTCGCCATCGTCTCGGCGGTGTCGGTGCTGATCATCGCCTGTCCCTGCGCGCTGGGTCTTGCGACGCCGATGTCGATCATGACCGCGACCGGGCGCGGCGCCCATGCCGGCGTGCTGATCAAGGAAGCGGCGGCGCTGGAGCGCTTCGCCTCGGTCGATACGCTGATCGTCGACAAGACCGGCACCTTGACCGAGGGCAGGCCGAAGCTGACCGACGTCGCCGCCGCCGAGAGCGCCGATGAGAATGAACTGCTGGCGCTCGCCGCCACGCTTGAAAAAGGCTCGGAACATCCGCTCGCCGAGGCGATCGTGGAGGGGGCAGCCGAACGCGGCGTCAAGCTTGCCGATGCCGAAAACTTCGAGGCCATCACCGGCAAGGGCGTTGCCGGCACGGTGTCCGGCAGAAAGGTAGCGCTTGGCAATGCGGCGATGATGGCCGACCTTGGCATCGACACCGCGCCTGTTTCCGCCAAGGCGGAGGCATTGCAGGCCGAGGGCAAGACGGCGATGTTCGTTGCCGCCGACGGCAAGCTCGCCGGCCTCGTCGCTGTCGCCGACCCGGTCAAGGCCACCACGGCCGAAGCGATCAGGGCGCTGCACGACAAGGGCCTGAGGATCATCATGGCGACCGGCGACAACGAGCGCACGGCAAAAGCGATTGCCGGCAAGCTCGGCATCGACGAGGTGCGCGCCGGTCTGTTGCCCGATGAGAAGGGCGCGCTGGTCGAGGAATTGCGTGGAACGGGCGCGGGCATTGCCATGGCCGGCGACGGCGTCAACGACGCGCCGGCGCTGGCCAGCGCCGATGTCGGCATCGCCATGGGTACCGGCGCCGATGTCGCGGTCGAAAGCGCCGGCATCACGCTGGTCAAGGGCGATCTCAACGGCATCGTCAGGGCACGCACGCTCGCCCAGGCGACGATCCGCAACATCCGCCAGAACCTGTTCTTCGCCTTCCTCTACAACGTGCTCGGCGTGCCTGTCGCCGCAGGCGTGCTCTATCCGCTCACCGGCACGCTTCTGTCGCCGATGATTGCGGCGGCGGCGATGAGCCTGTCGTCGGTCTCCGTCATTTCCAACGCCTTGCGGCTGAGAACATTGAAACTCTGA